In the genome of Raphanus sativus cultivar WK10039 chromosome 4, ASM80110v3, whole genome shotgun sequence, one region contains:
- the LOC108850255 gene encoding uncharacterized protein LOC108850255, whose translation MFHADKAPGLDGFSAGFYHSYWDIIGEDIYRDICEFFETGQLHQRQNETHIRLIPKVTCPRKVSDFRPIALCTTHYKIIAKILTNRLQPLLPRIISPHQSAFVPKRAIGDNVLITHEILHYLRTSQAKVRCSMAVKTDMSKAYNRIEWSFLEMVLQRLGFHEKWISWIMTCVTSVSYSFLINDGPQGRVLPSRGLRQGDPLSPYLFILCTEVLLGMCTKAQEAGQIPGIKVARNCPPINHLLFADDTMFFTRSDSASCANLLSLLAQYEKASGQCISPSKSAITFSSKTPGVAKDRVKLSLGIDKEGGIGKYLGLPEHFGRKKRDIFNNIIDRIRQRAISWSSRDVECFNQALLAKIAWRLLEEPDSLLGQTLRGKYFSDSSLLDCSSPNSASHGWRGILWGRDLLIAGLGWSIGNGETVNVWRDPWLSPQTPTRPMGPPTRENQELRVSDLILGQSNEWNLQAVRQHLPQYEDLILQIIPSSLNKRDELVWLHEKSGKYSTKSGYAISRLQGHPPNNEEFPWKKCISNINTAPKIQTFLWKARSGALPVGSMLLTRGFVCYTDGAWDPRSRISGQGWVISDHLGATVMHQSSNRSHVASPLVVETLAVKAALLDAVDNGFLQLTLFSNSKTLVNLLNSSSSTLELQSILFDIRVLSRRFESISFSFIPRAGNVIADSLAKSALHSFVMPLLGE comes from the exons ATGTTCCATGCGGATAAGGCGCCTGGTCTCGACGGGTTCTCTGCTGGGTTTTATCATTCCTACTGGGACATCATTGGGGAAGACATATATCGAGACATCTGTGAGTTCTTCGAAACAGGGCAGCTTCACCAGAGACAGAACGAGACTCACATTCGTCTTATTCCTAAGGTCACTTGCCCTCGGAAAGTGTCAGATTTTCGGCCTATAGCACTGTGCACTACACATTACAAAATCATTGCGAAAATCCTCACGAACCGTCTACAGCCTTTACTGCCTCGGATTATATCTCCACACCAATCTGCCTTTGTCCCGAAGAGAGCAATCGGAGACAACGTGTTGATTACTCATGAGATTCTCCACTATCTCCGCACCTCACAAGCCAAGGTTCGTTGCTCTATGGCGGTAAAGACGGACATGAGTAAGGCATACAATCGTATTGAGTGGTCCTTCCTGGAGATGGTTCTTCAGAGATTGGGTTTCCATGAGAAGTGGATCTCTTGGATCATGACCTGTGTGACTTCCGTTTCATACTCTTTCCTGATCAATGATGGACCGCAAGGAAGGGTGCTCCCCTCGAGAGGACTCCGTCAAGGAGACCCCCTCTCACCCTACCTCTTCATCCTTTGTACTGAAGTCCTGTTGGGAATGTGTACGAAAGCACAAGAAGCAGGTCAGATTCCGGGAATTAAGGTGGCTCGCAACTGTCCTCCGATCAATCATCTCCTGTTTGCGGATGACACGATGTTTTTCACTAGATCGGACAGTGCGAGTTGTGCTAACCTTTTATCCCTCCTTGCTCAGTATGAGAAAGCCTCTGGGCAGTGCATCAGTCCGAGTAAATCTGCCATCACGTTTTCCTCCAAGACTCCGGGGGTTGCGAAAGACCGGGTTAAGCTCTCTCTTGGTATTGATAAAGAGGGAGGGATTGGAAAATACCTTGGATTACCGGAACATTTCGGTCGGAAGAAGCGCGATATCTTCAATAACATCATCGACCGGATCCGCCAGCGAGCAATCAGCTGGTCCTCCCG AGATGTTGAATGCTTCAACCAAGCTCTGTTGGCTAAGATAGCATGGCGACTTTTAGAGGAACCGGATTCCTTGTTAGGACAGACCCTCAGGGGCAAATACTTCTCGGACTCCTCTTTGCTTGACTGCTCGAGCCCGAACTCTGCCTCACATGGCTGGCGGGGCATTTTGTGGGGTAGAGATCTTCTGATAGCTGGCTTAGGGTGGAGTATTGGAAACGGCGAGACGGTTAATGTCTGGAGGGATCCGTGGCTATCTCCGCAGACCCCGACGAGGCCGATGGGTCCTCCTACCAGAGAAAATCAGGAACTCAGGGTCTCTGATCTCATCCTGGGTCAGTCAAATGAATGGAACTTACAGGCAGTTCGACAACATCTGCCTCAATATGAGGATCTTATCCTGCAAATCATTCCTAGCTCCCTCAACAAACGTGATGAACTGGTGTGGTTGCATGAGAAATCAGGAAAATACTCCACTAAATCCGGCTACGCCATATCTCGTTTGCAAGGCCATCCACCTAATAATGAGGAGTTCCCATGGAAGAAATGCATCTCGAACATCAACACTGCACCAAAAATTCAAACTTTTCTCTGGAAAGCCAGGAGTGGAGCCTTACCAGTGGGATCGATGTTGCTGACTCGTG GTTTCGTTTGCTACACTGATGGAGCGTGGGATCCTCGTTCCAGAATTAGTGGTCAGGGTTGGGTTATTTCTGATCATCTAGGTGCTACTGTGATGCACCAATCTTCAAACCGCTCTCATGTCGCCTCTCCCCTTGTGGTAGAAACACTCGCGGTAAAGGCTGCTCTTCTTGATGCAGTCGATAATGGCTTCCTTCAGTTGACTCTGTTCTCTAATTCGAAGACCCTCGTTAATCTCCTCAACTCTTCGTCATCTACTCTGGAGCTCCAGAGCATCTTATTTGATATTAGAGTCCTGAGTCGCAGATTCGAGTCTATCTCCTTTTCTTTTATCCCCCGTGCGGGAAATGTTATTGCGGATTCCTTAGCTAAATCTGCTCTTCACTCTTTTGTAATGCCTCTCCTTGGAGAGTGA